The proteins below are encoded in one region of Sminthopsis crassicaudata isolate SCR6 chromosome 1, ASM4859323v1, whole genome shotgun sequence:
- the GEM gene encoding GTP-binding protein GEM isoform X2 has product MTLNNVTMRRSSTALQAQQQRWSIPADGRHLMVQKDPHPYNNRNRYSMNPEDYYRRSWSSDSTDSVISSESGNTYHRVVLIGEHGVGKSTLANIFAGVPDSMDSDCEVLGEDTYERTLIVDGESATIILLDMWENKGENEWLQDHCMQVGDAYLIVYSITDRASFEKASELRIQLRRARQTEDIPIILVGNKSDLVRCREVSVSEGRACAVVFDCKFIETSAAVQHNVKELFEGIVRQVRLRRDSKEKNERRLAYQKRRESIPKKARRFWGKIVAKNNKNMAFKLKSKSCHDLSVL; this is encoded by the exons ATGACTCTGAACAATGTCACCATGCGCCGCAGCAGTACAGCCCTACAGGCACAACAACAGCGCTGGAGCATCCCTGCAGATGGGAGGCACCTGATGGTCCAGAAAGACCCTCATCCATACAACAATCGCAACCGATACTCTATGAATCCAGAAGACTATTACCGGAGAAGCTGGTCATCTGACTCCACAGATTCTGTTATCTCCTCTGAGTCTGGAAATACATATCACCGAGTGGTGCTAATTGGGGAACATGGTGTGGGCAAGTCTACTCTGGCCAACATCTTTGCAGGTGTACCTGACAGCATGGACAGTGACTGTGAGGTGCTGGGAG aAGATACCTATGAACGAACACTAATTGTTGATGGGGAAAGTGCAACCATCATCTTATTGGACATGTGGGAAAATAAG GGGGAAAACGAATGGCTCCAAGACCATTGTATGCAGGTGGGAGATGCGTACTTGATTGTCTACTCCATCACTGACAGAGCAAGTTTTGAGAAGGCATCTGAGCTTCGAATTCAGCTTCGCCGCGCTCGCCAAACAGAAGACATTCCCATTATTTTAGTTGGAAACAAAAGTGACCTGGTACGGTGCCGTGAAGTCTCTGTGTCAG AAGGGAGAGCGTGTGCAGTAGTTTTTGATTGCAAGTTCATTGAGACTTCAGCTGCAGTTCAGCACAACGTGAAGGAGCTGTTTGAAGGCATTGTCCGGCAAGTGCGTCTAAGGCGGGATAGCAAGGAGAAGAATGAGAGAAGACTGGCGTAccagaagaggagagagagcatcCCCAAGAAAGCCCGCCGGTTCTGGGGCAAGATAGTGGCCAAGAATAACAAGAACATGGCCTTCAAGCTGAAATCCAAATCTTGCCACGACCTCTCTGTGCTTTAG
- the GEM gene encoding GTP-binding protein GEM isoform X1 gives MTLNNVTMRRSSTALQAQQQRWSIPADGRHLMVQKDPHPYNNRNRYSMNPEDYYRRSWSSDSTDSVISSESGNTYHRVVLIGEHGVGKSTLANIFAGVPDSMDSDCEVLGDTYERTLIVDGESATIILLDMWENKGENEWLQDHCMQVGDAYLIVYSITDRASFEKASELRIQLRRARQTEDIPIILVGNKSDLVRCREVSVSEGRACAVVFDCKFIETSAAVQHNVKELFEGIVRQVRLRRDSKEKNERRLAYQKRRESIPKKARRFWGKIVAKNNKNMAFKLKSKSCHDLSVL, from the exons ATGACTCTGAACAATGTCACCATGCGCCGCAGCAGTACAGCCCTACAGGCACAACAACAGCGCTGGAGCATCCCTGCAGATGGGAGGCACCTGATGGTCCAGAAAGACCCTCATCCATACAACAATCGCAACCGATACTCTATGAATCCAGAAGACTATTACCGGAGAAGCTGGTCATCTGACTCCACAGATTCTGTTATCTCCTCTGAGTCTGGAAATACATATCACCGAGTGGTGCTAATTGGGGAACATGGTGTGGGCAAGTCTACTCTGGCCAACATCTTTGCAGGTGTACCTGACAGCATGGACAGTGACTGTGAGGTGCTGGGAG ATACCTATGAACGAACACTAATTGTTGATGGGGAAAGTGCAACCATCATCTTATTGGACATGTGGGAAAATAAG GGGGAAAACGAATGGCTCCAAGACCATTGTATGCAGGTGGGAGATGCGTACTTGATTGTCTACTCCATCACTGACAGAGCAAGTTTTGAGAAGGCATCTGAGCTTCGAATTCAGCTTCGCCGCGCTCGCCAAACAGAAGACATTCCCATTATTTTAGTTGGAAACAAAAGTGACCTGGTACGGTGCCGTGAAGTCTCTGTGTCAG AAGGGAGAGCGTGTGCAGTAGTTTTTGATTGCAAGTTCATTGAGACTTCAGCTGCAGTTCAGCACAACGTGAAGGAGCTGTTTGAAGGCATTGTCCGGCAAGTGCGTCTAAGGCGGGATAGCAAGGAGAAGAATGAGAGAAGACTGGCGTAccagaagaggagagagagcatcCCCAAGAAAGCCCGCCGGTTCTGGGGCAAGATAGTGGCCAAGAATAACAAGAACATGGCCTTCAAGCTGAAATCCAAATCTTGCCACGACCTCTCTGTGCTTTAG